From a region of the Tateyamaria omphalii genome:
- a CDS encoding DUF1501 domain-containing protein, translating into MPSSVSRRDFLARTGLIGCSLAASPLLTPVTFAAAPWDTRFVVIILRGGMDGLDVVRPYGDPAFRALRGEMSPGPEGGALDLDGYFALHPSLAPLMPMWDAGQLSFVHAVSTPYRDKRSHFDGQDLLEAGTTTMAGVRDGWLNRMLQAVPGVTSQTAFALGHSDMRLVQGRAEVANWSPEAELDISPQAVRLLELVTESDPALHAALAEAQVLSQVSDSDNEQLKGEHLEIAQFAAARLSEDARIAAFSLNGWDTHAGQERHLDKALTRLAETLVTLRGKMRGNTWSKTAVVAMTEFGRTARQNGTRGTDHGTGGLMLLAGGAIKGGHVFGQWPGLGDGDLYQQRDLMPTGDVRAHAAWVMRGLTGLDRGVLEGAVFPGLDMGGDPGLLL; encoded by the coding sequence ATGCCCTCTTCCGTCTCTCGCCGCGACTTTCTGGCCCGCACCGGGTTGATCGGCTGTTCGTTGGCGGCCAGTCCGCTTTTGACGCCCGTCACATTTGCCGCAGCCCCTTGGGACACGCGGTTCGTGGTGATCATCCTGCGCGGCGGGATGGACGGGTTGGACGTCGTGCGGCCCTATGGCGATCCTGCTTTCCGGGCATTGCGAGGCGAAATGTCCCCAGGCCCCGAGGGCGGTGCGCTGGACCTGGATGGCTATTTTGCGCTGCACCCCAGCCTCGCGCCATTGATGCCGATGTGGGATGCGGGCCAGCTGTCCTTCGTGCATGCAGTGTCGACCCCCTATCGCGACAAGCGCAGTCATTTCGACGGTCAGGATCTGCTTGAGGCGGGAACGACGACCATGGCCGGGGTGCGGGACGGATGGCTGAACCGCATGTTGCAGGCCGTTCCGGGGGTGACGTCGCAGACGGCCTTTGCCCTTGGTCACAGCGACATGCGCCTTGTCCAGGGCCGTGCGGAGGTGGCGAATTGGTCGCCGGAGGCCGAGTTGGACATCAGCCCGCAGGCGGTTCGGTTGCTTGAGCTTGTCACCGAAAGCGATCCGGCGCTGCATGCAGCACTGGCAGAGGCGCAGGTGTTGTCGCAGGTCAGCGATAGCGACAATGAGCAGTTGAAGGGCGAGCATCTGGAGATTGCACAGTTCGCCGCGGCCCGCTTGTCCGAAGATGCGCGCATCGCGGCATTCTCGCTCAACGGGTGGGACACGCATGCGGGTCAGGAACGGCACCTGGACAAGGCTTTGACACGGCTGGCAGAAACGCTTGTGACCCTGCGTGGCAAGATGCGCGGCAACACGTGGAGCAAGACGGCAGTCGTGGCGATGACGGAATTTGGCCGCACGGCCCGACAGAACGGCACCCGTGGAACGGATCACGGCACCGGTGGTCTGATGCTCCTGGCCGGTGGCGCGATCAAGGGCGGTCATGTCTTTGGTCAATGGCCAGGCCTTGGCGATGGGGACCTCTACCAGCAGCGCGATCTGATGCCGACGGGCGATGTTCGGGCCCATGCGGCGTGGGTCATGCGCGGATTGACCGGTTTGGATCGGGGCGTGTTGGAAGGTGCGGTGTTCCCGGGCCTTGATATGGGGGGCGATCCCGGCCTTCTGCTGTGA
- a CDS encoding GNAT family N-acetyltransferase, giving the protein MTAIYSVNAAPVRNWTPPPVPDETLVLTGSHARLEPLRADTHAALLYRAYVGHDGVWDFLPYGPFSSSSQYHRWVRDMEQDPSLQFYAVFNIATGCYEGVASFLRIAPEAGSIEVGHINFSPALQKTRAATEALYLMMGWAFEAGYRRFEWKCDALNGGSRRAAQRLGLSYEGIFRQATVVKGRNRDTAWFAAIDAEWPALKEAFGAWLADSNFDADGVQQERLSDLTRLVRVTDDPMGAAELSRG; this is encoded by the coding sequence ATGACTGCGATTTATTCCGTGAATGCCGCGCCGGTTCGAAACTGGACGCCGCCACCTGTGCCCGACGAAACGCTGGTTCTGACAGGCAGCCATGCGCGGCTTGAGCCGTTGCGCGCTGACACCCACGCGGCATTGCTGTACCGCGCCTATGTTGGCCACGATGGGGTTTGGGACTTTCTCCCTTACGGCCCCTTTTCGTCATCATCGCAATACCACCGCTGGGTGCGCGACATGGAGCAGGATCCGTCCCTGCAATTCTACGCGGTCTTTAACATCGCGACCGGATGCTACGAGGGCGTCGCGAGTTTCCTGCGCATCGCGCCAGAGGCGGGAAGCATTGAGGTGGGGCACATCAATTTCAGCCCAGCCTTGCAAAAAACGCGCGCCGCGACCGAGGCGTTGTACTTGATGATGGGGTGGGCGTTCGAGGCGGGCTATCGCAGGTTCGAATGGAAATGCGACGCGTTGAACGGTGGATCGCGCCGCGCGGCCCAGCGGCTGGGCCTCAGTTACGAAGGAATTTTCCGGCAGGCCACGGTCGTCAAGGGCCGCAACCGGGACACCGCGTGGTTTGCCGCCATCGACGCGGAATGGCCCGCGCTCAAGGAAGCCTTTGGTGCCTGGCTGGCGGACAGCAATTTTGACGCTGACGGAGTGCAGCAAGAACGCCTGTCCGACCTGACCCGGTTGGTGCGGGTGACCGATGATCCGATGGGCGCGGCGGAGTTAAGCCGCGGCTAG
- a CDS encoding response regulator — MDTTDPFKPTYPAPTPLRPLLGLTVLVIEDSRYACEAMRLLCLRSGARIRRADTMRAARRHLQVYRPSVVIVDLGLPDGNGADLIHELVGAAQRPDVILGISGDADSERRALDVGADGFMEKPVVSLAQFQESILTHLPDDRQPLGPRALPEGEVEPDPIAYRDDMVHVADVLEDAQDTRALDYVVQFLGGVARSAQDTELLRATDALAAKRARGDAAASETAVIAGLVQERLAEKIAI, encoded by the coding sequence ATGGACACGACGGACCCGTTCAAGCCAACCTACCCTGCCCCCACGCCCTTGCGCCCCTTGCTGGGCCTGACCGTTCTTGTGATCGAAGACAGCCGCTATGCCTGCGAGGCGATGCGCTTGTTGTGCCTGCGCAGCGGAGCGCGCATCCGGCGGGCCGACACAATGCGCGCCGCCCGGCGACATTTGCAGGTCTATCGACCTTCGGTAGTAATCGTTGATCTGGGCCTGCCCGATGGCAACGGGGCCGATTTGATCCACGAACTTGTGGGTGCCGCGCAACGTCCCGATGTGATCCTTGGGATTTCAGGCGATGCCGACAGCGAGCGTCGCGCCCTTGATGTCGGTGCAGACGGATTCATGGAGAAGCCCGTCGTGTCACTGGCGCAATTTCAGGAATCGATCCTGACCCACCTGCCGGACGACCGCCAACCCCTGGGCCCGCGCGCCCTGCCGGAGGGAGAGGTTGAACCCGATCCTATCGCCTACCGCGATGACATGGTTCACGTCGCCGACGTCCTTGAGGATGCGCAGGATACGCGCGCACTGGACTACGTGGTGCAATTCCTGGGCGGCGTTGCGCGCAGCGCGCAAGATACCGAGCTGTTACGCGCAACTGATGCGCTGGCGGCAAAGCGGGCGCGCGGCGATGCAGCCGCATCCGAGACCGCGGTGATTGCGGGATTGGTGCAGGAGCGTTTGGCCGAAAAGATCGCGATCTAG
- the mce gene encoding methylmalonyl-CoA epimerase, with translation MIGRLNHVAIAVPDLDAAAAQYSSALGANVGAPQDEPDHGVTVIFIELPNTKIELLYPLGDNSPIQGFLDKNPSGGIHHVCYEVEDIIAARDHLKASGLRVLGDGEPKIGAHGKPVLFLHPKDMNGTLTELEQV, from the coding sequence ATGATCGGTCGCCTGAACCACGTCGCCATCGCCGTCCCCGACCTTGACGCCGCCGCCGCGCAATACAGCAGCGCGCTGGGCGCCAATGTGGGTGCGCCGCAGGATGAACCCGATCACGGTGTGACCGTCATTTTCATCGAGTTGCCGAACACCAAGATCGAGTTGCTTTACCCGCTCGGGGACAACTCTCCAATCCAGGGCTTTCTGGACAAGAATCCCTCGGGCGGCATCCACCACGTCTGCTACGAGGTCGAAGACATCATCGCTGCCCGCGACCACCTGAAGGCCAGCGGCCTGCGTGTGCTGGGGGATGGAGAGCCCAAGATCGGTGCCCATGGCAAGCCGGTTTTGTTCCTGCATCCCAAGGACATGAACGGCACCCTGACCGAGCTTGAGCAGGTCTGA
- a CDS encoding DUF1467 family protein produces MGITSALVLYAVIWWLCFLIALPIKVQTQGDLGEIEPGTHAGAPEHHHTRRKAWIVTWVSLVLWIIIAGIIFSGWISLDDMNFFDRALEPL; encoded by the coding sequence ATGGGCATCACCTCGGCCCTTGTTCTGTATGCCGTGATCTGGTGGCTGTGTTTCCTGATCGCCCTGCCCATCAAGGTGCAGACCCAAGGTGATCTGGGCGAGATCGAGCCGGGCACCCATGCAGGCGCGCCCGAACATCACCACACACGCCGCAAGGCGTGGATCGTGACGTGGGTGTCGCTGGTTTTGTGGATCATCATCGCCGGCATCATCTTTTCCGGGTGGATCAGTCTGGACGATATGAACTTCTTTGACCGGGCGCTGGAGCCGCTGTAA
- a CDS encoding EI24 domain-containing protein — MILTAFFSALGQISDPRFRRVLLLGIALTIALLVAATTGFVWFIGWLTADGVSLPWIGTITWLGDIITWSSFFLFLVLSIFLMMPVASAITSMFLDEVAQAVEDKHYSHLPPAQNVPFGDALVDTINFLGVLIGANILALILYVIFAPAAPFIFWGLNGFLLGREYFTLAAMRRVGRARAKELRSAHNGTIWLAGTLMAIPLSIPLVNLLIPIIGAATFTHIFHAVTAAPAPGQRSSYRPD; from the coding sequence ATGATCCTCACCGCCTTCTTCTCGGCCCTCGGCCAGATCAGCGACCCGCGCTTCCGCCGGGTCCTGCTCTTGGGCATCGCCCTGACCATCGCGCTGCTGGTCGCCGCCACCACCGGCTTTGTCTGGTTCATCGGCTGGCTCACGGCTGACGGGGTGTCACTGCCATGGATCGGCACAATCACATGGTTGGGCGACATCATCACCTGGAGTTCGTTCTTCCTGTTCCTGGTCCTGTCCATCTTCCTGATGATGCCCGTAGCGTCAGCGATCACCTCGATGTTTCTGGACGAGGTCGCGCAAGCCGTTGAAGACAAACATTATAGCCATCTGCCACCGGCGCAAAACGTCCCCTTCGGTGACGCGCTTGTGGACACGATCAACTTCCTCGGCGTGCTGATCGGGGCCAACATTCTGGCGCTGATCCTCTACGTGATCTTTGCCCCCGCGGCCCCGTTCATCTTCTGGGGGCTGAACGGGTTCCTGCTGGGGCGGGAATACTTCACCCTCGCCGCCATGCGCCGCGTGGGGCGCGCACGGGCCAAGGAGTTGCGCAGCGCTCACAATGGCACCATCTGGCTGGCGGGCACGCTCATGGCGATCCCGCTGTCAATTCCGCTGGTGAACCTGCTGATCCCGATCATCGGGGCCGCCACGTTTACCCATATCTTTCATGCGGTTACAGCGGCTCCAGCGCCCGGTCAAAGAAGTTCATATCGTCCAGACTGA
- a CDS encoding nitroreductase family protein: MPAKNQAALDFLLTRRSRPAKTLTEPVPDRATLEQLLTAAARTPDHGKLEPWRFIVLGKTAMPRLAEAAEKRGQSLGLDPDQIAKGRSQFDQGHLAVAVIEIDRKVEKIPTLEMTYSAGAVCLSLLNAALAAGWGANWLSGWPSHDRGFMTDALDLADNERIAGFIHIGTETSTPPERPRPDVPAITTWVDR; the protein is encoded by the coding sequence ATGCCCGCGAAAAACCAAGCCGCCCTCGATTTCCTCCTCACCCGCCGCTCCCGCCCGGCCAAGACGCTCACCGAACCCGTCCCCGACCGCGCGACACTCGAACAGCTCCTGACCGCCGCCGCCCGCACGCCAGACCACGGAAAGCTGGAACCCTGGCGCTTTATCGTACTGGGCAAAACCGCCATGCCGCGCCTGGCCGAGGCGGCCGAAAAACGCGGGCAATCCCTCGGCCTCGACCCCGATCAAATCGCCAAAGGTCGCAGCCAATTCGACCAAGGGCACCTTGCCGTTGCGGTCATCGAAATCGACCGGAAAGTCGAAAAAATTCCAACACTTGAAATGACTTACTCGGCGGGCGCCGTCTGCCTGTCGCTCCTGAACGCGGCCCTCGCCGCAGGCTGGGGCGCCAATTGGCTCAGCGGCTGGCCCAGCCACGACCGGGGGTTTATGACCGACGCACTCGACCTCGCTGACAACGAACGCATCGCCGGTTTCATCCACATCGGCACCGAAACCTCCACTCCGCCAGAACGCCCCCGCCCCGACGTGCCCGCCATCACAACATGGGTCGACAGATGA